The following coding sequences are from one Enterococcus sp. 4G2_DIV0659 window:
- the pyrR gene encoding bifunctional pyr operon transcriptional regulator/uracil phosphoribosyltransferase PyrR, with translation MQRKEVVDAVTMKRALTRITYEIIERNKGIQDIVLVGIKTRGIYIAQRIAERLKQLENTDVPVGELDITLYRDDMDGQSMKKRSLEEPELHSSDIPVSLEGKEVILIDDVLFTGRTIRAAMDAVMDLGRPRKISLAVLVDRGHRELPIRADYVGKNIPTSMAEEIIVEVEEKDGVDRILIASTEE, from the coding sequence ATGCAAAGAAAAGAAGTCGTTGATGCAGTAACGATGAAACGAGCACTAACAAGAATCACGTATGAAATTATCGAAAGAAACAAAGGAATCCAAGATATTGTTTTAGTTGGAATCAAAACACGCGGTATATACATCGCTCAACGGATTGCGGAGCGTTTGAAGCAGTTGGAAAATACGGACGTTCCTGTTGGTGAACTAGATATCACTTTATACCGAGATGACATGGACGGTCAATCAATGAAAAAACGCTCATTGGAAGAACCAGAGCTACATTCGTCAGATATTCCAGTATCTTTGGAGGGCAAAGAAGTGATTTTGATTGATGATGTGCTCTTTACAGGACGAACGATTCGAGCAGCTATGGATGCTGTGATGGATCTTGGACGACCAAGAAAGATTTCATTAGCTGTTTTAGTAGATAGAGGACATCGAGAACTTCCGATTCGCGCGGATTATGTGGGTAAAAATATCCCAACTTCAATGGCAGAGGAAATCATTGTTGAAGTAGAGGAAAAAGATGGTGTGGATCGAATCTTGATTGCAAGTACTGAAGAATAG